The following nucleotide sequence is from Oncorhynchus clarkii lewisi isolate Uvic-CL-2024 chromosome 6, UVic_Ocla_1.0, whole genome shotgun sequence.
ctcagtgcagtgggcagctgggaggaggtgctcttattctatatgaactttagtgtcccaaaacctttgggaattagtgctacaggatgcacatttctgtttgaaaaagctagccttagctttcctaactgactgagtatattgattcctgacttccctgaaaagttgcatatcgcgggggctattcggtgctaatgcagaacaccacaggatgtttttgtgctggtcaagggcagtcaagtctggggtgaaccaagggctatatcggtTCTCTGTTCTTATGGATTTAGGGTGGTACCTGGTagattccttgataatttgtgtgagattgaaggaATTTAGcatagattgtaggatggccggggtgttaagcatgtcccagtttaggtcatctaACAGCACGAACTCCGAAGATAGacggggggcaatcaattcacatatgttgtccagggcacagctgggggctgaagggggtctataacaagcggaaacagtgagacttgtttctggaaaggtggatttttaaaaatagaagctcgaattgtttgggcacagacctggatagtataacagaactctgcaggctaactccgccccctttggcagttctatcttgtcagaaaatgttatagttaggaatggaaatGTAAGGATTTTGGTGGCCTtcttaagccaggattcagacaaggcTAGGATatccgggttggcggagtgtgctaaagcagtgaataaaacaaacttaaggaggaggcttctaatgttaacatacaTGAAACCAAGGcctttatggttacagaagtcaacaaatgagagcgcctggggaatgggagtggagctaggggctgcagggcctgggttaacctgtacatcaccagaggaacagaggaggagtaggataagggtacagctaaaggctataagaactggtcgtctagtgtgtTCGGAACCGAGAGTAAAATAAGCAGATTTTTGGGTGCGGAGGAATAGATGATTCAAGcaataatgtacagacaaggatatggtaggatgtgagtacagtggaggtaaacctaggcattgagtgatgagaggttttgtctctagaggcaccatttaagctaggtgaggtcaccgcatgtgtgggggtggaacaagagggctagctaaggcatattgagcagggctgaaGGCTCTACAgagaaataagacaataatcactaaccaaaacagcaataaacaaggcatattgacatcagggagaggcatgtgtagccgagtgatcataggttCCAGTGAGTAGTTAGacgagctggagacacggcgattcagacagctagcgggccggggataGCAGATGGGCCTTCGGGGGATGTCACAacggaagagcctgttgaaaccccctcAGACGGTtatgtcggcagaccagtcgtgatggatcggcggggctccgtgtcggcagtaaAAGGGTCCAGACCAATTGGCagaataggtattgtagcccaagaattggctgatggacctcttcagctagccgggagatgtgcctagctcgaggctagctccaggctaactggtgcttgcttcgggacagagacgttagccaggagtagccactcggatagcatctagctagctgcgatgatctggTGTAAAAGTTCaaagcttgcggtaggaatccggagatgtggtagagaaaatgcagtccgatatgctctgggttgttatactgtgcagactggcaggaattgaccgggctgaggctggctgatgtctgagttaacggtgatgaccgctagcagtggctaactgactactaactagttagctggctagcttctgatgggggttctggttctaaagtgtaaaacaaatagcagatccataccacattgggtgaggcgggttgcaggagagtatgttcagtccgtagatggaaaatGAGAttaaaaagatatatacatggGACAAACAGACATCTGAcggctacgccatcttggaacacacataagaatgatggaggccactgtgtactTGGGGACTTTcatacccttccacagatctttgtctctacacaatcctgtctctgagctctaaatcaaatcaaatcaacctaACAACCTTACCTtaacatgaaatgcttacttacaagcctttatccaacaacgcagttcaagaaataaagttaagaaaatatttacgaaATAAACGAaataaaattacataacaataacaaggctttatacagggggtacagggtcaatgtggacaatctactgacaattcctttgacatcatggcttggtttttgctatgacatgcactgtcaactgtgggaccttatatagacaggtgcgtgcctttttcaattttataataaggctgtaaagtaacaaaatgtggaaaaagcaaagaggtctgaatactttccgaaggcacggcacacacacacacacacacacggtttacTCACTTTAAATGGCTTAGATCCTTCGAAATGCGGCCACACAGCTGATAAGAATATGAGAACGAAGTGCCATCACTGTGAACCTGAGACAGCAAGACAGATAATTTACTTCACACCAATCTAACAAAACGGACGGGTTAAAAATTCCACTAAATGGTCAATATATATTCTATTTCTTGGTTGAAAACTGGTCACCCTTACGTTGGAGGACCTCCAGGGGGCTATTGCTGCAACTGCCTTCTGTTTGCAGCTGCTTCCCTCCCCAATCCTGGAAACCTCCTGAGTTTCAAACATCCAGGAGGGCAGGCTGCAGTTCTTCTGCATATTTTCCTCCTCCCAGGTGATATCATTATCCTCGGGGGTCTGCACAGAACTCTTCTTCTTAATAACCTTCCTACACCTCTTCACAACATCCTCCTCCACCTGATCCTGCTGCTCCGTGACTGGAAGTTGAAGTGTTGTGGTTAAGCCACTGTGGTGGAGCTTCATGCCAGAGCATTGGTGCTTTGTAGATAGACTCACAGTGGAGGAGCCGCCACTGGAGGGGAGTAGGCTGTGGGAGGGGCCTGGTTTTTGATAAGGAGGAAGGGAGTGCTCGCCTGACCTTTGGGTGGCCCCATGGGTCAGGGTTGGCACCTGGGTGTTGGTTGCCACGGGAAACGTTGCAAGGGTGACTGGTTGTGGAGTGGGGTCGAGCAGAGACGGGCTCttctggagggggaggggctcCGAGGTGATGGATTCTGTCAGGGAACCAATGAGAGACAGAAGTTAGAATATCTCTAGTACGGCGCAAAGACAAATGTGCAtggtgtgacgtgtgtgtgtgtgtgtgtaaaggttgAATGATTAAAAAGTTAAAAGGAAAGGAGCACACCGTCAGATGCAGAGGAGGTCCTGAGCAGCTCAGCTGCTGGAGCAAACATGTCCCATGGGCTCGCCACTGCTCCTCCGGTCACCCCTGACACCACCTCACCATCCATACTCTcctctagagagagggagagaaaaatataGATATTTGTACACACACTGGGCTCTATTGTGGTAGCAGCATACTTCAGCTAGCAGTAACAGATAGCAAATACTTAATCTACAGCATGGACCAGTTAACAACCATAACTCACGGGAAAGTGTGGGACCATGAGTAGGATGTCTTCTCTCCAGAGGCACTGGCCTGTCAATCTGCCTAATGTCAGCAGCAACGATTGGTTGATCGGTCTCTGgtgtgtctgtcggtctgtcttcAGATTGAGGGACCAGTCCACTCCGCGTTTCACTGTTGTCTTCTAAATAAAACACAACGGTCAGCTCAGAAAGACCAAACAGGTGTAAGTGATTTtcaggtgtgagagagagggtgagacaccCTTAAGTGTTACCTGAGGGTGTGTGTAGTTTCTGGCTCAGATCATCTGGGATGTGTAGGTGAGACACAGGGACATTGAAAGTATCCTCCCTCTAGGAAAAAACAACAACCTTCTTGTAAAAttgcagtggggggggggggttgtgggtgTCCTCAGGAGTTCCATCACATCCTTCAACAGAGCGTGGCCCCAGTCATGTTGCCACCCtcaccttcttgccctttgtgcagttgtctgtgcccaataatgtttgtactctgttttgtgctgctaccatgttgtgctgctgccatgatgttgtcatgtgttgctgccatgctatgttgtcgtcttaggtctccctttatgtagtgttgtgttgtctctcttgttgtgatgtgttttgtcctatatttttatttaatacatttttatttttaatatcagcccccgtccccgcaggaggccttttggtaggccgtcattgtaaataagaatatgttcttaactgacttgcctcgttaaataacatttggagaaaaaaaaaacatataaatacacacaccCCATACTCACCTCCATGTTGTTCAGACATTTTGTCTGACTGAGTTGAGTGATGTGCTGAAACAAAAGCAAGTTGGAGAGTCACTACATTTAATGTGTGTATCACAGGAGGCTAGTGAggagagaacggctcataatattggctggaacggagcaaatggaatggcatcaaagacctggaaaccatgtgttcgatGCATTTGTTACCATTTCACTCAATCCGCTCCAGTCATTAGAATGAGCCTGTTCTTCCCAATTAAGGTGCATATGTGTGGGTGTCTGGGTTTGGAGGCCAGGAGGTGCGTCTCTTACCAGCAAGGGCTGTTGTCTTTAGCTCACCAACCGATAAGTAAAACTGGCTCCTTGTCTGAGGAGATGAGGACACATTTAGagtaaaataaaatatgaatGGTAAAGAATAAAGAACAGGAGCTGTCTCTCTAAGACCAAAGGACTACTCTAGTACCAGTATCATAGGATCATTCACCTGCTCAGAGTCCATGTTGAACTGCAGGGtgtatgaatacacacacactgtgcaatTAATGAGACTGGAGAAGCACTCACGGTCCTCCTGCCTGccagaggatacagatagatagaAATGCATCACCATTTGCTGTATGGTTTTTAATTACCTTAATAAGTTTTGTCTCGTCTTGTTTCTCCTTATGTTGGCTGTTTAGATTTGTACTGGGCTTAAAAAGAAATGGTTTATAGGTGGGTTTTAGACATACATGTAATTTAATATGATCTCATAGGCCTCTACGCTTGTCCTAAATGTTAACTCACTCCTGAAGAGTCTCCCAGGCGTCCTGGGTCAGTATGGCGGGGATGTGCACCACTCCATCAGAGAGGAACAGCAATGTTGTCAAACCCTCAGTCGGCCGGGCTTGGAACTCTGACATCCGGccgacctacacacacacacacacacacacaccttctaaaCTTGGAACACAGGCCTTGCATGAAGTGTATGTACTAGATGCCTCATTACCCCAACAACATGCACTTTTATCAGAgtgttcttcttctcctcctttggCTCTGTGCCATAACTCAGGATGACCTGCTCTATCCAGGACTCCAACTTAGTCCTCCTACCCCGAGTCATGGCCACGCACCTTAAAACACTGGTGACAGGCATGTACAGAATAATGTTACAGTTGAGAGTTGATGGCACTAGTCCCTTATACTATTTTCAGTATACTAGCTAGTTTTACCTGTTATTACACTAACTGTGGTGACTATAATATCCATACACAGTTGTGGATTTATTAACTAGCTAAACATTGCAGTGAAAAGCCTCTCATGGTACTAACTTTCCCACACATAACTAGTTTACAAACTGAGATAAATTAGAACTAGGCCTAGCTAATAGAATAGATCATATCGAGAAAACATCAATACCAACTTTAACGTTACTTAGCTAGCTTTGTTGTGAACTGTACGGCGAAGTCTTCCTCCTACTCATGTGACAGAAAACTTAGCTGCTTAcccctaacgttagctagctactgtagatcCCCTAGGTCAGTGGTTCATAACCTTTTTTtagttactgtaccaccaactgaattttgctttGCCCGGAGTACCTCTGAAGTACCCCTTCATGTGCATTTGGTCTTATGTGTCTACTCAATTAccacccctggttgggaaccactgccctagGTCGTCATGTCGTTTAGATTTACACTATTACATTTGGGAACAGCGGCAATTAAATATTGCAACTCACCTGATAGTAAAACAACGACAACCACCTTTGAGTCTGATTGAATGTAGCGGTTCCACTGACTGATGTTACTTTATTTACGTTCCGTTGGGGAACCTTTCCAAAGCAAATGGTTCCCACTGCAATCCCCTATCATGGGAAACACTGTTCACGGCATTTCGATACCGAAGTGTGTCCTGTCCCACTGCACACGCACACGTTATATTCCTTTCCTTGTCCATTCATGACCCCTTATCTAAAATGTCTGTATTAAAGCACTTGTGGGGAACACCTGTATAGTCCCTTCATCTACCCTTAAAAAAATAAAGGAGATGAGGAAATTATGTCTATAGGAGTAACTTATTGGGAGCAACATCCCCTAGTGTAATTGCTCCCCTCTGTCTGCCCTTGACAATTTGTCCTTGGAGACAGGTGATGGCCAGATATGGTTCAGCAACCACATATTACCTTAATCAATCCAATAATTTCTGTCCGTCAAGGTGTATCGTTGAGGGCATATGGGAATAGGGCAATGATTCACTCTGGTACTACCATGAAGAAACACTTCTATCTCTCCCCTTCCACCAACTTTTGCCATACATCTCTGGTTTAGGCTTAGTTATAGACATTCAAAAGAGACTGGGAGCTAGGAACTAACAGACGGACTGAAACATGATGAAGACATCATGACATTATGAATATTCCTTTTAATTATCATAAGTACTGTGTCTCATATCCATCTATTGTAAACATATTTCACCACAGTTGATGTATTACATAATCATACAATACGTGCAATGCAAATGTAAACATGGTTGAGAAAAAAAAGGACACGTTGCTGGGTCAGTCCATTTGTGTCACACAGAGGGGGTCTCAGTTCTTTGGTTCCGATGTTCCACCCTCTGCGGTTTTCTGCTGTGATGTGGTCCCTGTACTCAGTTCCATGGACTGTCCCCCCATTTATTTTACTGTGGTCTCCCCTGCCTCTATCACAGTAGTTGGTCCCTTGTTTGACTTGCTCTCTACCACCTCCTTAGTTTTGAACTCTTTTTCATCTGACACAttggtccctccttccctctttttATCCCCATCCTTTTTACACAACTCTCTTTCTTCATTTGATTTGTTCCCTTCTACTCCCTGCCTCATTATCTCATCTACCTTCTGCAGACCCTCCTCCTCTTTTATGGTTTTGCATATGTTGTGCGCCAatgatttgttatttttctttctCTGTGGCCCTCCTGACATCTTCTTCCTTGCTACGTTTCTCTTCTGTCTCCTtgttcctctctaccctctcagcATCCAGGTCATCtgtaggagaggaaagggagggacaACATTTTATTTTCAACAGGTTAATTCCAAATTTCAAgcaatattattattactattgaaCGCACACACTTACTTGTACCCTTAGTCATGGACAGCAGTCCCATTGCAGGATTAAGGCTAATTCTCTCCTCAGGTAATGGTTGAATAGTATTAGTTGGTGTAGGGCTAGCAGAGTTAGTGGGTGTTGGACTGGAAGAGTTAGTGGGGCTATGAGTAGAAGAGTTAGTGGGACTATGAGTAACATAATTAGTGGGGATTGAgatagtggtgtgtgtagtagagTTAGTAGGTTTAGTGGTGTTGGTGGGATTTGAAGGGTTAGTGGGGGTGTTGGTAGTAGAGTTAGTGGGGTTGGGGCTACTGATGAGGACAGAAGAGTTAGTGGCAGTGGTGATATTGGAACAGCCTGTAGAGATAGTGGTGACGGGGCTAGAGTTAATGGGGGTGGGGGTAGTGGTCAGGATAGTAGAGTTAGTTGGGATGGgactagtagtgttagtagtggtgTGAGTAGAAGAGAATATGGGGGAGGAAATATTGGTGGAGTTAGTTGAGTGAGTGGCAGTGGGGATAGAAGTGACAGTGGGGGAGTGATTATTAGAGATAATGGGAATCGGACTGCTAGGGATAGTAGCAGTGTAAGCAGCACAGTTAGTGGAAGTGGAGCTGGTAGAGGAAGTAGGGATAGGACTAGTAGAGTTAGTGGGGCTTGAGGTAGAAGTGAAGTTGACAGAGTTAGTTGCGCTGGTATTGTGAGTTCCGGTTTGGGTAGCGTTGGAGTCCGTGGAGTTTATGGAGATATGGGTAGGAGTGGAAGCACCATTTATAGAATTAAGGGTCGAGGTTGTTATAGTAGCAGCAGGAGATGGAGGTGGGGTAACTGAATTAGTAATTAGGGTAGTGGGGGTGGGACACAGAGAGGTAGTGGGACTCAGAGAGTTAGTGGGGGTGGGACACAGAGAGTTAGTGGGGGTGGGAGTAGAAGTGTTGTTGCCAGCAGAAACAATTATGGAGATGGGAGTATTTAGTGTTGGAGTTGTCGAGTCAGTAGAAGTTGAGGCAGTAGTATCAGTAAGGGTAGGGGTAGAAGCATTAGTGATGGGGGTTGTTGATGTATGGGTATCAGTATTAGTGTTAACAGGTGTTGGGGCAGTAATGCTTGTAATGGTGATCGTGACTAGATTAGAGATGGACGACGCAGAGGTGGTTGGGGTGGTGGAGTCAGTGGAGGCAAGGGGAGTTGGGGTGGGGGTAATAGTGGGGATAGAGTCAAAGTTAATGTCAGTAGGGGGGGTGGAAGTTGTAATATTCATAGGGCCAGATGTAGTTGTGATGGAGGAATTGGTAGTGGTTGTGGCAGGGTTAGTACTGGAGATGAaggtggtggtgttgggggtgGGTGCTGTAATATTGATAGGGGTAGGTGCGGACATTGTAGAGGGGATGATGTCATTGAGGATTGAATTAGaggaagtagcagtagtagaaacGGGGATGGAAGAGTTAGTGGGATCTGGGACAGGGGAGGGAATGATGTTGTCAGTGAGAATATAAGAGTTTGTTGGATCTGGGACAGGGGAGGGAATGATGGTGTCAGTGGGAATAGAAGAGTTAGTGGGATCTGGGAC
It contains:
- the LOC139412427 gene encoding uncharacterized protein, which translates into the protein MSEFQARPTEGLTTLLFLSDGVVHIPAILTQDAWETLQEQEDQESMDGEVVSGVTGGAVASPWDMFAPAAELLRTSSASDESITSEPLPLQKSPSLLDPTPQPVTLATFPVATNTQVPTLTHGATQRSGEHSLPPYQKPGPSHSLLPSSGGSSTVSLSTKHQCSGMKLHHSGLTTTLQLPVTEQQDQVEEDVVKRCRKVIKKKSSVQTPEDNDITWEEENMQKNCSLPSWMFETQEVSRIGEGSSCKQKAVAAIAPWRSSNVHSDGTSFSYSYQLCGRISKDLSHLK
- the LOC139412428 gene encoding uncharacterized protein, coding for MLRLKLVGFFLESVVDNENGVPNHMGRVDEGVEEFFTKRVLPVDTVKTQNESEEPPITEQEVEVAPASAAPCPAPSRTLRRKLGEFFTLKKRRAVKSEGSQEGKAKKTSIADLIRPLREATRAEKDQVKENEKVKEKESVDDSFVTGDPVEAETPPDGPTPLRGEALPRRALREGKSQSLILLSGSAANAGNTKNTAQGKFQKHSSDSHHGFEQRLQLMLQRIGVSKAQPGETQSQEGEMKKAESEGTIIDNKPEPPPTFMKPRTMSTSSDTRRAVRQSVSAHESAGKPAVPPKPIIKRGPTPPPTISGHLTPENDLSQIQEGEACSPTDPTPSITDTPTSSKPIPTDTTIPITVPDPTNSSIPTDTIIPSPVPDPTNYSILTDTIIPSPVPDPTNSSIPTDTIIPSPVPDPTNSYILTDNIIPSPVPDPTNSSIPVSTTATSSNSILNDIIPSTMSAPTPINITAPTPNTTTFISSTNPATTTTNSSITTTSGPMNITTSTPPTDINFDSIPTITPTPTPLASTDSTTPTTSASSISNLVTITITSITAPTPVNTNTDTHTSTTPITNASTPTLTDTTASTSTDSTTPTLNTPISIIVSAGNNTSTPTPTNSLCPTPTNSLSPTTSLCPTPTTLITNSVTPPPSPAATITTSTLNSINGASTPTHISINSTDSNATQTGTHNTSATNSVNFTSTSSPTNSTSPIPTSSTSSTSTNCAAYTATIPSSPIPIISNNHSPTVTSIPTATHSTNSTNISSPIFSSTHTTTNTTSPIPTNSTILTTTPTPINSSPVTTISTGCSNITTATNSSVLISSPNPTNSTTNTPTNPSNPTNTTKPTNSTTHTTISIPTNYVTHSPTNSSTHSPTNSSSPTPTNSASPTPTNTIQPLPEERISLNPAMGLLSMTKGTNDLDAERVERNKETEEKRSKEEDVRRATEKEK